Proteins co-encoded in one Prunus persica cultivar Lovell chromosome G6, Prunus_persica_NCBIv2, whole genome shotgun sequence genomic window:
- the LOC18773102 gene encoding flagellar radial spoke protein 5 isoform X1, with product MATLHLHSVLPNPTSFKSTKVTTSTRRRLLANSVRCAEATQVTGETQRVTVRNGNDSLDICRVLNGMWQTSGGWGRIDRDDAVEAMLRYADAGLSTFDMADHYGPAEDLYGIFINRVRQERPPEFLEKVRGLTKWVPPPVKMTSSYVRDSINVSRKRMDVASLDMLQFHWWDYANTGYLDALKHLTDLKEEGKIKTVALTNFDTERLQIILENEIPVVSNQVQHSIVDMRPQQKMAELCQLTGVKLITYGTVMGGLLSEKFLDTNLNIPFAGPPLNTPSLQKYKRMVDAWGGWSLFQALLQTLKGIASKHGATIPNVAVKYILDQQAVAGSMIGVRLGLSEHIQDSNAVFSLALDEDDISSIQEVTKKGKNLLKVIGDCGDEYRRA from the exons ATGGCAACTTTACACTTACACAGCGTCCTACCCAATCCGACGTCGTTCAAATCCACCAAGGTCACGACTTCAACTCGGCGCAGGCTCCTAGCGAATTCGGTCAGGTGCGCCGAGGCAACTCAGGTCACCGGCGAGACCCAGCGAGTCACAGTGAGGAACGGGAACGATTCCCTGGACATATGCCGAGTCCTGAACGGAATGTGGCAGACGAGCGGTGGTTGGGGAAGAATCGACCGAGACGACGCCGTCGAGGCCATGCTTCGCTACGCTGATGCTGGACTCTCCACCTTCGACATGGCCGACCACT ATGGACCGGCTGAAGATCTATATGGCATCTTTATCAATCGAGTTCGTCAGGAGCGTCCACCAGAATTCTTGGAGAAGGTCAGAGG TCTTACAAAATGGGTGCCACCACCTGTTAAGATGACAAGTAGTTACGTAAGGGACAGTATAAATGTTTCACGGAAGAGAATGGATGTGGCTTCCTTGGACATGCTTCAGTTTCATTG GTGGGATTATGCAAATACCGGTTACCTTGACGCACTAAAACACCTTACAGATTTGAAAGAAGAAG GTAAAATTAAGACCGTTGCCTTGACAAACTTCGACACAGAGAGACTACAGATAATCCTGGAAAATGAGATTCCTGTTGTCAGCAATCAG GTCCAACATTCAATTGTTGATATGCGTCCTCAACAGAAAATGGCAGAGCTTTGTCAGCTTACAGGAGTCAAACTCATaac GTATGGGACAGTAATGGGTGGTCTATTATCTGAAAAGTTCCTTGATACCAACTTAAACATTCCCTTTGCTGGGCCTCCACTAAATACTCCCTCACTCCAGAAGTACAAACGG ATGGTCGATGCCTGGGGAGGATGGAGTCTCTTTCAAGCCCTGCTTCAGACACTCAAAGGAATTGCTTCAAAACATGGAGCCACAATCCCCAATGTTGCCGTGAAATACATATTAGATCAG CAAGCTGTGGCAGGATCGATGATAGGTGTTAGACTTGGGTTGTCAGAACACATCCAAGACTCCAATGCTGTGTTTTCACTTGCTCTTGATGAGGATGATATAAGCAGTATACAAGAAGTCacaaagaaagggaagaaTCTTCTTAAAGTGATTGGTGACTGCGGAGATGAATACAGGCGTGCATGA
- the LOC18773102 gene encoding flagellar radial spoke protein 5 isoform X2 → MAELLHHNSLRKFTFSSIKKTRTKGIQKLSWRPVQGVLTEDIRRAVVKNGKDSLDISRVVNGMWQTSGGWGRIDRDNAVDAMLKYADAGLTTFDMADIYGPAEDLYGIFINRVRQERPPEFLEKVRGLTKWVPPPVKMTSSYVRDSINVSRKRMDVASLDMLQFHWWDYANTGYLDALKHLTDLKEEGKIKTVALTNFDTERLQIILENEIPVVSNQVQHSIVDMRPQQKMAELCQLTGVKLITYGTVMGGLLSEKFLDTNLNIPFAGPPLNTPSLQKYKRMVDAWGGWSLFQALLQTLKGIASKHGATIPNVAVKYILDQQAVAGSMIGVRLGLSEHIQDSNAVFSLALDEDDISSIQEVTKKGKNLLKVIGDCGDEYRRA, encoded by the exons ATGGCAGAGTTGTTGCACCATAATTCTTTAAGAAAATTCACCTTTAGTTCTATCAAGAAAACAAGGACCAAAGGAATTCAAAAACTCAGTTGGAGGCCGGTTCAGGGTGTTTTAACTGAAGACATCCGACGGGCCGTGGTTAAGAATGGCAAGGATTCATTAGACATATCCCGGGTTGTGAATGGGATGTGGCAGACGAGCGGTGGCTGGGGTCGAATTGATAGAGACAACGCAGTTGATGCTATGCTTAAATATGCTGATGCTGGACTCACCACTTTTGATATGGCAGATATAT ATGGACCGGCTGAAGATCTATATGGCATCTTTATCAATCGAGTTCGTCAGGAGCGTCCACCAGAATTCTTGGAGAAGGTCAGAGG TCTTACAAAATGGGTGCCACCACCTGTTAAGATGACAAGTAGTTACGTAAGGGACAGTATAAATGTTTCACGGAAGAGAATGGATGTGGCTTCCTTGGACATGCTTCAGTTTCATTG GTGGGATTATGCAAATACCGGTTACCTTGACGCACTAAAACACCTTACAGATTTGAAAGAAGAAG GTAAAATTAAGACCGTTGCCTTGACAAACTTCGACACAGAGAGACTACAGATAATCCTGGAAAATGAGATTCCTGTTGTCAGCAATCAG GTCCAACATTCAATTGTTGATATGCGTCCTCAACAGAAAATGGCAGAGCTTTGTCAGCTTACAGGAGTCAAACTCATaac GTATGGGACAGTAATGGGTGGTCTATTATCTGAAAAGTTCCTTGATACCAACTTAAACATTCCCTTTGCTGGGCCTCCACTAAATACTCCCTCACTCCAGAAGTACAAACGG ATGGTCGATGCCTGGGGAGGATGGAGTCTCTTTCAAGCCCTGCTTCAGACACTCAAAGGAATTGCTTCAAAACATGGAGCCACAATCCCCAATGTTGCCGTGAAATACATATTAGATCAG CAAGCTGTGGCAGGATCGATGATAGGTGTTAGACTTGGGTTGTCAGAACACATCCAAGACTCCAATGCTGTGTTTTCACTTGCTCTTGATGAGGATGATATAAGCAGTATACAAGAAGTCacaaagaaagggaagaaTCTTCTTAAAGTGATTGGTGACTGCGGAGATGAATACAGGCGTGCATGA
- the LOC109949975 gene encoding uncharacterized protein LOC109949975 — MKYDGQGCVRAHILNMIDIGTKLQELEMTVDEDMMVHFALNSLPKDFKSLRETYIAQKECWTLNDLITICVQQEHNIIRERGAKMVNMVQTKEKKENRHNAMTGKGSSTEKYLKPSTGMKCFFCKKPGHMKKECRKYKKWLDKQKTKGIHKEEIAKQG; from the exons ATGAAGTATGATGGACAAGGCTGTGTGAGGGCTCATATTCTGAATATGATTGACATAGGAACCAAATTGCAGGAACTAGAGATGACAGTTGATGAGGACATGATGGTGCATTTTGCCTTAAACTCATTGCcaaaggatttcaagtctctTAGAGAAACCTACATTGCTCAGAAAGAATGCTGGACATTGAATGATTTGATTACCATCTGCGTTCAACAGGAACACAACATCATAAGGGAAAGAGGTGCAAAAATGGTGAACATGGTTCaaaccaaagagaaaaaggaaaatagacACAATGCAATGACTGGAAAAGGCAGCAGTACTGAAAAGTATCTAAAACCATCAACTGGAATGAAGTGTTTCTTCTGTAAGAAACCAGGGCACATGAAGAAAGAAtgcagaaaatacaaaaagtgGCTAGACAAGCAGAAAACTAAAG GGATTCATAAGGAGGAGATTGCCAAGCAAGGATGA
- the LOC18773102 gene encoding L-glyceraldehyde 3-phosphate reductase isoform X3, which produces MATLHLHSVLPNPTSFKSTKVTTSTRRRLLANSVRCAEATQVTGETQRVTVRNGNDSLDICRVLNGMWQTSGGWGRIDRDDAVEAMLRYADAGLSTFDMADHYGPAEDLYGIFINRVRQERPPEFLEKVRGLTKWVPPPVKMTSSYVRDSINVSRKRMDVASLDMLQFHCYWFAGKIKTVALTNFDTERLQIILENEIPVVSNQVQHSIVDMRPQQKMAELCQLTGVKLITYGTVMGGLLSEKFLDTNLNIPFAGPPLNTPSLQKYKRMVDAWGGWSLFQALLQTLKGIASKHGATIPNVAVKYILDQQAVAGSMIGVRLGLSEHIQDSNAVFSLALDEDDISSIQEVTKKGKNLLKVIGDCGDEYRRA; this is translated from the exons ATGGCAACTTTACACTTACACAGCGTCCTACCCAATCCGACGTCGTTCAAATCCACCAAGGTCACGACTTCAACTCGGCGCAGGCTCCTAGCGAATTCGGTCAGGTGCGCCGAGGCAACTCAGGTCACCGGCGAGACCCAGCGAGTCACAGTGAGGAACGGGAACGATTCCCTGGACATATGCCGAGTCCTGAACGGAATGTGGCAGACGAGCGGTGGTTGGGGAAGAATCGACCGAGACGACGCCGTCGAGGCCATGCTTCGCTACGCTGATGCTGGACTCTCCACCTTCGACATGGCCGACCACT ATGGACCGGCTGAAGATCTATATGGCATCTTTATCAATCGAGTTCGTCAGGAGCGTCCACCAGAATTCTTGGAGAAGGTCAGAGG TCTTACAAAATGGGTGCCACCACCTGTTAAGATGACAAGTAGTTACGTAAGGGACAGTATAAATGTTTCACGGAAGAGAATGGATGTGGCTTCCTTGGACATGCTTCAGTTTCATTG CTACTGGTTTGCAGGTAAAATTAAGACCGTTGCCTTGACAAACTTCGACACAGAGAGACTACAGATAATCCTGGAAAATGAGATTCCTGTTGTCAGCAATCAG GTCCAACATTCAATTGTTGATATGCGTCCTCAACAGAAAATGGCAGAGCTTTGTCAGCTTACAGGAGTCAAACTCATaac GTATGGGACAGTAATGGGTGGTCTATTATCTGAAAAGTTCCTTGATACCAACTTAAACATTCCCTTTGCTGGGCCTCCACTAAATACTCCCTCACTCCAGAAGTACAAACGG ATGGTCGATGCCTGGGGAGGATGGAGTCTCTTTCAAGCCCTGCTTCAGACACTCAAAGGAATTGCTTCAAAACATGGAGCCACAATCCCCAATGTTGCCGTGAAATACATATTAGATCAG CAAGCTGTGGCAGGATCGATGATAGGTGTTAGACTTGGGTTGTCAGAACACATCCAAGACTCCAATGCTGTGTTTTCACTTGCTCTTGATGAGGATGATATAAGCAGTATACAAGAAGTCacaaagaaagggaagaaTCTTCTTAAAGTGATTGGTGACTGCGGAGATGAATACAGGCGTGCATGA
- the LOC18775393 gene encoding uncharacterized protein LOC18775393, protein MKAVVGMVVSNKMQKSVVVAVDRLFHHKLYNRYVKRTSKFMAHDEQNLCNIGDRVRLDPSRPLSKRKHWVVAEILTKARIYQPPLPSDSPSVSPHSTS, encoded by the exons ATGAAGGCGGTTGTGGGGATGGTAGTTTCCAATAAGATGCAGAAgtcggtggtggtggcggtggacAGGCTGTTCCATCACAAGCTCTACAACCGGTATGTGAAGAGGACCTCCAAGTTCATGGCCCATGACGAGCAGAATCTGTGCAACATCGGAGACCGA GTGCGGTTGGACCCATCAAGGCCTTTGAGCAAGCGTAAGCATTGGGTTGTGGCTGAAATCCTCACCAAAGCACGCATCTATCAGCCTCCTTTACCATCTGATTCACCTTCAGTTTCACCTCATTCTACTTCTTAA
- the LOC18772075 gene encoding uncharacterized protein LOC18772075 → MDVDSQPTMEETILVGDDLMTGPPSPVIPPEIASHVLEGVDMCDGILRNLFLCLQINDIEPFCQDELVMYKQCAEKRDRELRKRLQDSERKLGLSMPLNEAKERASQLEKEVTSLDRRLILASGLEGIEGFRQRWSLHGRLTDTKKRLESLKQGMETRKKD, encoded by the exons ATGGATG TTGATTCACAGCCAACTATGGAGGAAACTATTTTGGTAGGCGATGATCTAATGACAGGCCCACCATCACCCGTTATTCCACCAGAAATTGCTTCTCATGTGCTTGAAGGTGTTGATATGTGTGATGGGATATTGAGGAATCTATTTTTGT GTCTGCAAATCAATGATATTGAGCCATTCTGTCAAGATGAGCTTGTTATGTATAAACAGTGCGCTGAAAAAAGG GATAGGGAACTAAGGAAACGACTTCAAGACAGTGAGCGCAAACTGGGGTTATCAATGCCTTTAAATGAAGCAAAGGAAAGAGCTTCTCAGCTCGAAAAAGAGGTCACATCATTAGATAG GCGCTTGATACTTGCTAGTGGACTTGAAGGCATAGAAGGTTTTCGGCAGAGATGGAGTTTGCATGGTCGCCTTACAGATACCAA GAAAAGGTTGGAGTCCTTGAAGCAGGGAATGGAGACCAGGAAAAAGGACTAG
- the LOC18772978 gene encoding pentatricopeptide repeat-containing protein At2g32630 — protein sequence MNLRHLVSRQAVTNASKISARLRSPYGHGFTTMAADPVPLSFHSPSQGGSKPLKNPKCPKPISSFNRYIHSAQAQVGDPKIDSEVSDEEEDGVINEFLSRFVWIIRQKLNEAYPDCDKETIDGMLMIIVQKVVSEMEKGGIEQMLSESQSTPLQDFSEDLWKTVWEVSNMVLEDMKKEVKKEKMKGFLQEEEVKEMCRFAGEVGIRGDMLRELRFKWAREKMEETEFYQSLERLREEDRKSQEEGEAAEGMQAETTGEEEKSKVVSLPKRRGKIRYNIYGLDLSDSKWVDVADKIHEAEEIIWPQEPKPITGKCKLVTERIIQSNVTDDLSPLLAEWVELLQPSKIDWLNFLDRLRKQNTGLYFKVAELVLNEKSFQTNIRDYSMLIDAHAKQNHLEDAERILKKMNENGIQPDILTATSLVHMYSKVGNLDSAKEAFESLRSQGFKPDTKVYNSMIMAYLNAGQPKLAESLMREMEARDIKPTKEIFMALLRSFSQSGDVGGAGRIANIMQFAGFQPTLESCTLLVEAYGKAGDPDRARSNFDYMMKVGHRPDDRCTASMLAAYEKKNLLDKALNLLMQLEKDGFEPGVATYSVLIDWLGKLQLVGEAEQLLGKIAEQGETPPLKVHVSLFEMYAKAGVEKKALQALGVLEAKKEQLGSGEFERIINGLIDGGFKQEAHRIHGLMEARGFVPSSSLNLALAASRLKRSGTRGPQ from the exons ATGAATTTGAGGCACTTAGTTTCTAGGCAAGCAGTAACCAATGCGTCAAAAATCAGTGCAAGGCTGCGATCACCTTATGGCCACGGTTTCACAACCATGGCAGCAGACCCAGTAcctctttcatttcattcccCAAGTCAGGGTGGCTCTAAACCTCTGAAAAACCCTAAATGCCCCAAACCCATTTCTTCATTTAATAGATATATTCACTCTGCTCAAGCTCAAGTGGGTGACCCTAAAATTGATTCTGAGGTTTCAGATGAGGAGGAAGATGGAGTCATTAACGAGTTCTTGTCCCGATTTGTATGGATCATACGCCAGAAGCTCAATGAGGCTTACCCAGATTGCGATAAAGAAACCATTGATGGAATGCTCATGATTATTGTCCAGAAAGTTGTGTCAGAGATGGAAAAGGGCGGGATTGAGCAGATGCTTAGTGAATCACAGTCCACTCCATTGCAGGATTTTAGTGAGGATTTGTGGAAGACAGTGTGGGAGGTGAGCAATATGGTTTTGGAGGACATGAAGAAGGAAgtcaagaaggaaaaaatgaaGGGGTTtctgcaagaagaagaagttaagGAGATGTGTAGATTTGCTGGTGAAGTTGGTATCCGAGGGGATATGCTTAGAGAGCTTAGGTTCAAGTGGGCCCGTGAGAAGATGGAGGAAACTGAGTTTTATCAGAGCTTGGAGCGTCTTAGAGAAGAGGACAGAAAATCCCAAGAAGAAGGGGAGGCAGCAGAGGGAATGCAAGCTGAAACCACAGGGGAAGAGGAGAAGTCTAAGGTTGTTTCTCTCCCCAAGAGGCGAGGGAAGATAAGATACAACATTTATGGTCTTGATCTATCTGACTCCAAGTGGGTAGATGTGGCTGATAAAATTCATGAGGCAGAGGAAATTATTTGGCCCCAGGAACCAAAACCCATAACTGGGAAATGCAAATTGGTTACTGAGAGAATTATTCAATCAAATGTGACAGATGACCTGTCTCCACTTTTGGCTGAATGGGTAGAACTGCTTCAACCTAGTAAGATTGATTGGCTCAATTTTCTTGATAGATTGAGAAAGCAGAACACTGGCTTATACTTTAAG GTGGCAGAACTTGTATTGAATGAGAAATCCTTCCAGACGAACATCCGTGACTACTCTATGCTTATCGATGCCCATGCTAAACAGAACCACCTAGAAGATGCTGAGAGaattttgaagaagatgaatgaAAATGGTATCCAACCTGATATCTTAACGGCTACTAGTTTGGTTCACATGTACAGCAAGGTAGGCAATCTTGACAGTGCTAAAGAAGCATTTGAAAGTTTGAGGAGTCAGGGCTTCAAACCAGACACTAAGGTGTACAATTCAATGATCATGGCATATCTAAATGCTGGCCAACCCAAATTGGCTGAGTCGTTGATGAGAGAGATGGAAGCAAGAGACATCAAacccacaaaagaaatttTCATGGCATTACTTCGGTCATTTTCACAAAGTGGTGATGTTGGTGGAGCTGGAAGAATTGCCAACATTATGCAGTTCGCAGGGTTCCAGCCAACATTGGAGTCTTGTACATTGCTTGTTGAGGCATACGGGAAGGCTGGTGACCCTGATCGGGCAAGGAGCAACTTTGATTACATGATGAAAGTTGGGCACAGACCTGATGACAGGTGCACTGCAAGCATGCTTGCAgcttatgaaaaaaaaaatttactagATAAGGCGTTGAATCTGTTGATGCAGCTTGAAAAGGATGGATTTGAGCCTGGAGTTGCCACTTACTCTGTTCTTATAGATTGGCTGGGTAAATTGCAGCTAGTTGGTGAGGCTGAGCAACTATTGGGAAAAATTGCCGAGCAGGGTGAGACTCCTCCACTTAAAGTTCATGTAAGCCTTTTTGAAATGTATGCTAAGGCTGGAGTTGAGAAAAAGGCCCTACAAGCTCTGGGAGTATTGGAGGCTAAGAAGGAGCAATTGGGTTCAGGTGAGTTTGAGAGGATTATAAATGGGCTTATAGATGGTGGGTTTAAGCAGGAAGCTCATAGGATACATGGGCTGATGGAGGCCCGTGGTTTTGTTCCGTCCTCTTCTCTTAATTTGGCCCTAGCGGCATCTCGATTGAAGCGTTCGGGCACAAGAGGCCCTCAATGA